CTCGTGCTCGTCTTCGTCGTGGTGCAGCGCCTCATGACCCGGCGCCAGTCGTGACGGCCCTGCGGCCGGAGCCGCGGGTGCCGGTCATGGCCGACGTCGCCCGGCTGGCCGGCGTCTCCCACCAGACCGTCTCCCGCGTCGTCAACGGCCAGACCAACCTGCGCCCCGCCACCCGCCAGCGGGTCGAGGAGGCGATCCGCCAGCTCGGCTACCGCCCCAACACCGCTGCCCGCGCCCTCGTCACCCGGCGCTCCGCGACCATCGGCGTCATCGGCTCCAAGAGCGGCTTCTGGGGTCCCAGCACCGTGCACCGGGCCATCCAGGCGGCCGGCCGCGAGGCGGGCTACTTCGTCAGCTCCGTCAACCTGCAGAGCCTGACGCGCACCGAGCTCGTCGACGCGATCGACCACCTCCGCGCCCAGAGCGTCGAGGGCATCGTGCTCATCTCCGCGACCGACGACGCCCTGGAGGTCGCCCGCGCACAGGAGGACCTCGGCGTGCCCGTCGTCGTCGTCGAGGGCGACGACGCCAAGACCCGCTGGACCGTCGGGGTCGACCAGGTGCGCGGCGCCCGGCTCGGCACGCGCCACCTCATCGAGCAGGGGCACAGCGAGATCGTGCACCTGGCCGGACCGTCCACCTGGACCGAGGCCCGGGGCCGGCTCCTCGGCTGGCAGCAGGAGATGTACGACGCCGGCCTGCGCCCCGGTCGGCCCGTGGCGGGGGACTGGTCGGCGCGGAGCGGCTACGAGGCCGGGCAGGCGATCGCCGCCCGCCCCGAGGTGACCGCCGTGTTCTGCGCCAACGACCAGATGGCCCTCGGCCTGCTCCGGGCGCTGCACGAGGCCGGTCGGCGGGTGCCCGACGACGTCAGCGTCGTGGGCTTCGACGACATCCCCGAGGCGGCCTACCTCATCCCGCCGCTCACCACCGTGCGCCAGGACTTCGGCGCCGTCGGCCGCCGCGCCATCGAGATCCTCCGCTCCGCCATCGGGGCCACGACCGCCCCGGAGAGCCTCATCGCCCCCGAGCTGGTGGTGCGGGCGAGCACCGCGGCGCGCACCACGTGATCCTCCTGACCTCCGCCCCCGGCCCAGCTCCAGCGAAAGGACACCCCTTGTCCGAGACCCCACGCCCGACGTACGTCGTCGGGGTCGACTTCGGCACCCTCTCGGGGCGCGCGCTCGTCGTCCGCGTCTCCGACGGGGCCGAGCTCGGCACCGCGACGCACGACTACGCGCACGCGGTCGTCACCGACCGGCTCCCCGGTAGCGGCGGAGGGGGCGGCGGCGCGCTGCCGCCCGAGTGGGCGCTGCAGGTGCCGGACGACTACCGGGAGGTGCTGCGCCACGCCGTGCCCGCCGCGGTCGCCGCCGCCGGCATCGACCCGGCCGACGTCGTCGGCATCGCCACCGACTTCACCGCCTGCACGATGGTCCCGACGCTCGCCGACGGCACGCCGCTCTGCGAGGTGCCGGGCCTGGAGGACCGCCCCCACGCCTACGTGAAGCTGTGGCGCCACCACGCCGCGCAGCCGCAGGCCGACCGCATCAACCGGCTCGCCGAGGAGTGCGGGGAGGCGTGGCTGCCGCGCTACGGCGGGCTGATCTCCTCGGAGTGGGAGTTCGCGAAGGGTCTGCAGGTCTTCGAGGAGGACCGCGAGGTCTACGACCGGATGGACCACTGGGTCGAGGCCGCCGACTGGATCGTCTGGCAGCTCTCCGGGCAGTACGTCCGCAACGCCTGCTCCGCCGGCTACAAGGGCATCTACCAGGACGGCGCCTACCCGTCGGCCGACTTCCTCTCCGCACTGGCGCCCGGGTTCGAGGGGTTCGTGCCCGACAAGCTCGAGCACCCGATCGGCCAGCTCGGCGACCGCGCCGGCGGGCTGACGGCCGAGGCCGCCGCCTGGACCGGCCTTCCCGAGGGCATCGCGGTCGCGGTCGGCAACGTCGACGCGCACGTCAGCGCGCCGGCCGCGCAGGCCACCGGCACCGGTCAGATGGTCGCGATCATGGGCACCTCCACGTGCCACGTCATGAGCGCCGACGTGCTGCGCGAGGTGCCCGGCATGTGCGGCGTCGTCGACGGCGGCATCGTCGCGGGCAGCTGGGGCTACGAGGCGGGCCAGAGCGGCGTCGGCGACATCTTCGGCTGGTTCGTCCGCACGGGCGTGCCCGCGGCGTACGCCGAGGCCGCGGCCGCCGCGGGGGAGTCGGTGCACGAGCACCTCACCCGGCTCGCGTCCGCGCAGGAGGTGGGCGAGCACGGCCTCGTCGCGCTCGACTGGCACAGCGGCAACCGCTCCGTGCTGGTCGACCACGAGCTGTCCGGCCTCGTCGTGGGCCTGACGCTGGCGACCCGCCCGGAGGACGTCTACCGCGCGCTGCTCGAGGCGACCGCGTTCGGCACCCGGGTGATCGTCGAGACCTTCCGCACCAGCGGCGTACCGGTGCACGAGCTGATCGTCGCCGGCGGCCTCGCCAAGAACCACCTCCTCATGCAGGTGTACGCCGACGTCACGCGCCTCCCGCTGTCGATCCTCGACTCGGAACAGGGCCCGGCGCTTGGCTCCGCGATCCACGCGGCGGTCGCGGCGGGCGTGTACGCCGACGTGCCGTCGGCGGCCAAGAGCATGGGCCGGGTGCGGCGCGACGTGTTCGTGCCCGACGAGGCCCGCGCGCAGCGCTACGACGCCCTCTTCGCGGAGTACGTCGCGCTGCACGACCACTTCGGACGGAGCGCGCCCGTCATGCGGCGCCTCAAGGCCGGTCGGCGCGCCGCCGTCGCGGCACGCCTGGCGCGCGAGAGCGGAGGAGAGCGATGACCGTCGTCGACGACGTGCGCAGCACGATCCAGGGGCTGCGCCGCGAGGTGTGCGCGCTGCACGAGCAGCTGACGCGCTACCAGCTCGTGGTGTGGACCGCGGGCAACGTCTCGGCCCGGGTGCCCGGGCAGGACCTGCTCGTCATCAAGCCCAGCGGGGTCTCCTACGACGACCTGACGCCCGAGAACATGGTCGTCTGCGACCTCGAGGGCCGCGTCGTCGAGGGCGAGCACGCGCCGTCCTCCGACACGGAGGCGCAGGCCTACGTCTACCGCGAGATGCCCCACGTCGGCGGCGTCGTGCACACGCACTCGACGTACGCCACCGCGTGGGCCGCGCGCGGCGAGGCGGTCCCGTGTGTGCTGACGATGGGGGCCGACGAGTTCGGCGGCGAGATCCCCGTCGGGCCGTTCGCGGTGATCGGCGACGACTCCATCGGTCGCGGCATCGTCGACACCCTCCGCGACAGCCGCTCCCCGGCGGTGCTCATGCGCAACCACGGGGTCTTCGCGATCGGCAAGGACGCGCGCTCGGCGGTCAAGGCGGCGGTGATGTGCGAGGACGTCGCCCGCACGGTGCACGTGTCCCGGCAGCTCGGCGAGCCCCTGGCGATCCCGCCCGCGCAGGTCGACGCGCTCTTCGACCGCTACCAGAACGTCTACGGCCAGCGCTGAGCCCCGCGGCCCGGCACCCATCCCTCTCGAGGAGTCCCATGACCACCCAGCAGTCCTCCGCCCCCACGCCCGAGGTGTGGTTCCTGACCGGCAGCCAGTCCCTCTACGGTCCGGAGACGCTCGACCAGGTCGCGGCCCAGTCGCAGGGGATCGTCGCGCGGCTCGCCGCCGTCGCCGACCTGCCGGTCGACGTGGTGTGGAAGCCGGTGCTGCTCGACGCGGGCGCCATCCACCGCCAGGTGCTCGAGGCCAACCTGGCCCGCGAGTGCGTCGGGGTCATCACGTGGATGCACACGTTCTCGCCGGCCAAGATGTGGATCGCGGGGCTCGACGCGCTCCAGAAGCCGCTGCTGCACCTGCACACGCAGGCAGGCATGGAGCTGCCCTGGTCGACGATCGACATGGACTTCATGAACCTCAACCAGGCCGCCCACGGCGACCGGGAGTTCGGCTACATCCAGTCCCGGCTCGGGGTGGCGCGCAAGACCGTCGCGGGGCACGTCGACTCGCCCGGTGTCGCCGCCCGCGTGGCCGACTGGGCGCGTGCGGCCGTGGGGCGTGACGAGGTGCGCCACCTCAAGCTCGCGCGGTTCGGCGACAACATGCGCGACGTCGCGGTCACCGAGGGCGACAAGGTCGAGGCGCAGCTGCGCTTCGGGGTCTCGGTCAACACCTACGGCGTGAACGACCTCGTCGCCGTCGTCGACGCGATCGACGACGAGGCGATCACGAAGCTGGTGACGGAGTACGCCGACACCTACCGCGTCGACCCGGCGCTGCTGCCGGGCGGGGAGCGCCACGACTCGCTGCGGTACGGCGCGCGTGTCGAGCTCGGCCTCCGCACGTTCCTCGAGGACGGGGGCTTCCGCGCGTTCACGACGAACTTCGAGGACCTCGGCGGGCTGCGCCAGCTGCCCGGGCTCGCGGTGCAGCGGTTGATGGCCGACGGCTACGGCTTCGGTGGCGAGGGCGACTGGAAGACCTC
This Nocardioides alkalitolerans DNA region includes the following protein-coding sequences:
- a CDS encoding LacI family DNA-binding transcriptional regulator — translated: MTALRPEPRVPVMADVARLAGVSHQTVSRVVNGQTNLRPATRQRVEEAIRQLGYRPNTAARALVTRRSATIGVIGSKSGFWGPSTVHRAIQAAGREAGYFVSSVNLQSLTRTELVDAIDHLRAQSVEGIVLISATDDALEVARAQEDLGVPVVVVEGDDAKTRWTVGVDQVRGARLGTRHLIEQGHSEIVHLAGPSTWTEARGRLLGWQQEMYDAGLRPGRPVAGDWSARSGYEAGQAIAARPEVTAVFCANDQMALGLLRALHEAGRRVPDDVSVVGFDDIPEAAYLIPPLTTVRQDFGAVGRRAIEILRSAIGATTAPESLIAPELVVRASTAARTT
- the araB gene encoding ribulokinase codes for the protein MSETPRPTYVVGVDFGTLSGRALVVRVSDGAELGTATHDYAHAVVTDRLPGSGGGGGGALPPEWALQVPDDYREVLRHAVPAAVAAAGIDPADVVGIATDFTACTMVPTLADGTPLCEVPGLEDRPHAYVKLWRHHAAQPQADRINRLAEECGEAWLPRYGGLISSEWEFAKGLQVFEEDREVYDRMDHWVEAADWIVWQLSGQYVRNACSAGYKGIYQDGAYPSADFLSALAPGFEGFVPDKLEHPIGQLGDRAGGLTAEAAAWTGLPEGIAVAVGNVDAHVSAPAAQATGTGQMVAIMGTSTCHVMSADVLREVPGMCGVVDGGIVAGSWGYEAGQSGVGDIFGWFVRTGVPAAYAEAAAAAGESVHEHLTRLASAQEVGEHGLVALDWHSGNRSVLVDHELSGLVVGLTLATRPEDVYRALLEATAFGTRVIVETFRTSGVPVHELIVAGGLAKNHLLMQVYADVTRLPLSILDSEQGPALGSAIHAAVAAGVYADVPSAAKSMGRVRRDVFVPDEARAQRYDALFAEYVALHDHFGRSAPVMRRLKAGRRAAVAARLARESGGER
- a CDS encoding L-ribulose-5-phosphate 4-epimerase, with product MTVVDDVRSTIQGLRREVCALHEQLTRYQLVVWTAGNVSARVPGQDLLVIKPSGVSYDDLTPENMVVCDLEGRVVEGEHAPSSDTEAQAYVYREMPHVGGVVHTHSTYATAWAARGEAVPCVLTMGADEFGGEIPVGPFAVIGDDSIGRGIVDTLRDSRSPAVLMRNHGVFAIGKDARSAVKAAVMCEDVARTVHVSRQLGEPLAIPPAQVDALFDRYQNVYGQR
- the araA gene encoding L-arabinose isomerase: MTTQQSSAPTPEVWFLTGSQSLYGPETLDQVAAQSQGIVARLAAVADLPVDVVWKPVLLDAGAIHRQVLEANLARECVGVITWMHTFSPAKMWIAGLDALQKPLLHLHTQAGMELPWSTIDMDFMNLNQAAHGDREFGYIQSRLGVARKTVAGHVDSPGVAARVADWARAAVGRDEVRHLKLARFGDNMRDVAVTEGDKVEAQLRFGVSVNTYGVNDLVAVVDAIDDEAITKLVTEYADTYRVDPALLPGGERHDSLRYGARVELGLRTFLEDGGFRAFTTNFEDLGGLRQLPGLAVQRLMADGYGFGGEGDWKTSVLLRAMKAMAGSLPGGTSFMEDYTYHLVPGHEKILGAHMLEVCPTITTQQPSLEIHPLGIGGREDPVRLRFTADPGPAVVAGLSDLGDRFRLTVNEIDCVEPDEDLPLLPVACAVWEPRPSLSTSAEAWLMAGAPHHTVLSKAIGVEPLADFAEMTGVEMVTIDASTTPRAFQRELQWNAAYHRLAARL